Proteins encoded together in one Undibacterium sp. CCC3.4 window:
- a CDS encoding alpha/beta hydrolase, whose amino-acid sequence MTWVLLRGLIREQRHWGDFPAQLQRAFPAQRIITLDFPGNGSRHRENSASSIAAMVEFVHAELARLQVTGPVQVLAISLGAMVAIGWAQRYPQQVQRLVLINTSVAPHNRFYQRLRPQNYLALLASSLRSDHQQREQVIFDLTSNSPLRRSELVARWRAYAEEFPVSRRNSCRQLLAALRYRAPLQAPAVPLLLLAGAGDRLVNPCCSSRLAALWQAPLRLHARAGHDLPLDDAHWIIEQLQH is encoded by the coding sequence ATGACTTGGGTACTGTTACGCGGCCTGATCCGCGAACAACGCCACTGGGGCGACTTTCCGGCGCAATTACAACGCGCCTTTCCGGCACAGCGCATCATCACGCTCGATTTTCCCGGCAATGGCAGCCGTCATCGTGAAAACAGCGCCAGCAGCATCGCCGCGATGGTCGAATTTGTGCACGCGGAGTTAGCCCGCCTACAAGTGACTGGGCCGGTGCAGGTATTGGCCATTTCGCTCGGTGCCATGGTCGCCATCGGCTGGGCGCAGCGCTATCCACAACAAGTGCAAAGACTGGTGCTGATCAATACCAGCGTGGCACCGCATAATCGGTTTTACCAACGCCTGCGGCCACAGAATTATCTGGCACTGCTGGCCAGCAGCCTGCGCAGCGATCATCAACAACGCGAACAAGTGATTTTCGATTTAACCAGCAACAGCCCGCTGCGCCGCAGCGAACTGGTAGCGCGCTGGCGCGCCTATGCCGAAGAATTTCCTGTCAGCCGGCGCAACAGCTGCCGCCAATTGCTGGCCGCCTTGCGCTACCGCGCCCCACTGCAGGCACCAGCCGTACCGCTGCTGCTGCTGGCCGGGGCTGGTGACCGCTTGGTGAACCCCTGCTGCTCCAGTCGCCTGGCGGCGCTGTGGCAAGCCCCGTTGCGCCTGCATGCGAGGGCTGGCCATGATTTACCGCTCGATGATGCTCACTGGATCATTGAGCAATTGCAGCACTGA
- a CDS encoding M14 family zinc carboxypeptidase: MPALPELRELERIISLGRGQLEVDTVCEVSSHNKRYPVYRIALGNPDPALPAIGFFGGIHGLERIGSQVLLAFLRGLVSRLHWDKSLQHMLQEVRLVFMPLMNPGGMAAATRCNLNGVDLMRNAPVEADDEVPFLLGGHRISRHLPWYRGAADAAMEAENIALCQTVTKELLSREFSLAIDCHSGFGLRDRVWFPHAHSVHPIAGLADILSLEELFCQTHPYHRYLFEPQSRQYRTHGDIWDYLYLQAQQTPEKTFLPLTLEMGSWLWVKKNPRQLFSRHGMFNPVEEHRWHRVLRRHQSWFDFLMRATCAHASWRARGPARLRLQERAVTRWYRP; the protein is encoded by the coding sequence ATGCCCGCCTTGCCTGAACTACGTGAACTCGAACGCATCATCAGCCTCGGCCGCGGCCAATTGGAAGTCGACACGGTTTGCGAAGTCAGCAGCCACAACAAGCGCTACCCGGTATACCGTATCGCACTCGGCAATCCCGATCCGGCGCTGCCGGCGATCGGTTTTTTCGGTGGCATCCATGGCTTGGAACGAATTGGCAGTCAAGTCTTGCTGGCTTTCTTGCGTGGTCTGGTTTCCCGTCTGCACTGGGATAAAAGCTTGCAACACATGTTGCAAGAAGTGCGGCTGGTGTTCATGCCCTTGATGAACCCGGGCGGCATGGCGGCGGCGACACGCTGCAATCTCAACGGCGTCGACTTGATGCGCAATGCGCCGGTGGAGGCCGATGATGAAGTGCCGTTTTTACTCGGTGGACACCGCATCAGCCGGCATTTGCCGTGGTATCGCGGGGCCGCCGACGCCGCGATGGAAGCGGAAAATATCGCGCTGTGCCAAACCGTGACAAAAGAATTGCTGAGCCGTGAATTCAGCCTCGCCATCGATTGCCATTCCGGTTTCGGGCTGCGTGATCGGGTGTGGTTTCCCCATGCGCACAGTGTGCATCCGATTGCCGGCTTGGCCGATATCTTGTCGTTGGAAGAATTGTTCTGTCAAACCCACCCGTATCACCGCTACCTGTTCGAGCCACAAAGCCGACAATACCGTACCCATGGTGATATCTGGGATTACCTGTATTTGCAAGCACAGCAAACCCCGGAAAAAACCTTTCTGCCGCTGACATTGGAAATGGGCTCGTGGTTATGGGTAAAGAAAAACCCGCGCCAGTTATTTTCTCGTCACGGCATGTTCAATCCGGTCGAAGAACACCGTTGGCACCGCGTCTTGCGCCGTCATCAATCGTGGTTCGATTTTCTCATGCGCGCCACCTGCGCGCATGCCAGTTGGCGCGCCCGCGGCCCGGCACGCCTGCGCTTGCAAGAGCGCGCCGTAACACGCTGGTACCGACCATGA
- a CDS encoding acetyl/propionyl/methylcrotonyl-CoA carboxylase subunit alpha translates to MFTKILIANRGEIACRVAATARRMGIRTVAVYSDADADAKHVAVCDEAVRIGPAAAKESYLLGEKIIEVALACGAQAIHPGYGFLSENSDFAQACAEHGLVFIGPPAAAIRAMGSKSAAKSLMETAHVPLVPGYHGENQDADFLHAQADQIGYPVLLKASAGGGGKGMRVIEQSADFKEALASCKREAINSFGDDKVLAEKYLQRPRHIEIQVFADTHGNCVYLFERDCSVQRRHQKVLEEAPAPGLSEARRRAMGEAAVAAAKAVGYVGAGTVEFIVNQDGSFYFMEMNTRLQVEHPVTEMITATDLVEWQLRVAAGEKLPLLQSELRIHGHAIEARVYAENPEKGFLPSIGTLRHVRTPAAAYFELGNGDGSDPAPIRIDSGVREGDTISPFYDPMLAKLIVWGKDREQALARMAQALAQYQIVGLSSNLAFLSRLIGSTAFATADLDTGLIERNQEQLFPTPPAPACASLALASAALLNSERSGGSDPWQSSQGWRMNSQLQRRLQFSQEQDSHAVQLSYLADGWEFTCDGAKHRLSLVSQQGPELVLRLGASTVSGTVVRDGEYFHVFSQAVHSVFHYLDALAHAGEAEAEGGRLTAPMPGKIVAVLVAAGQSVTKGSALLIMEAMKMEHTISAPHDGIIAEVLYAVGDQVGEGAQLLAFAQPV, encoded by the coding sequence ATGTTTACTAAAATTCTGATCGCTAACCGTGGTGAAATTGCTTGCCGTGTTGCCGCTACTGCACGTCGCATGGGCATTCGTACCGTTGCCGTGTACTCCGACGCCGACGCCGATGCCAAGCATGTCGCGGTGTGTGATGAAGCGGTCAGAATCGGACCGGCGGCGGCCAAGGAAAGTTATTTGCTCGGTGAAAAAATTATCGAGGTCGCCTTGGCTTGTGGTGCACAGGCGATCCACCCAGGCTATGGTTTTTTATCGGAAAACAGCGATTTCGCCCAAGCCTGCGCCGAGCATGGCTTGGTCTTCATCGGTCCGCCGGCAGCGGCGATTCGCGCCATGGGCAGTAAATCGGCGGCCAAATCTTTGATGGAAACCGCCCATGTGCCGCTGGTGCCTGGCTATCACGGTGAAAATCAGGATGCCGATTTTCTGCATGCCCAAGCCGATCAGATCGGCTATCCGGTCTTGCTCAAAGCCAGCGCTGGTGGCGGCGGCAAAGGCATGCGCGTGATCGAGCAATCGGCTGACTTCAAAGAGGCGCTGGCTTCCTGCAAACGCGAAGCGATCAATTCTTTCGGCGACGATAAGGTGTTGGCGGAAAAGTATTTGCAGCGTCCGCGGCATATTGAAATTCAAGTGTTCGCCGATACCCATGGCAATTGTGTGTATCTGTTTGAGCGCGATTGTTCGGTGCAGCGGCGGCATCAAAAAGTCTTGGAAGAAGCGCCGGCACCGGGTTTGAGCGAAGCGCGGCGACGCGCCATGGGCGAGGCCGCGGTGGCCGCGGCCAAGGCAGTTGGCTATGTCGGTGCCGGCACGGTCGAATTCATCGTCAATCAAGATGGTTCGTTTTATTTCATGGAAATGAACACGCGTTTGCAAGTCGAACATCCGGTAACGGAAATGATTACCGCCACCGATTTGGTCGAGTGGCAGTTGCGTGTGGCGGCCGGCGAAAAATTGCCGCTGTTACAGTCTGAGTTACGGATTCATGGGCATGCCATCGAAGCGCGTGTGTATGCCGAAAATCCGGAAAAAGGTTTCCTGCCTTCGATCGGTACACTGCGCCATGTCCGCACCCCGGCGGCCGCGTACTTCGAACTCGGGAATGGTGATGGCAGCGATCCTGCGCCTATCCGTATCGATAGCGGTGTGCGTGAAGGCGACACCATTTCGCCATTCTATGATCCTATGCTTGCCAAGCTGATCGTCTGGGGCAAGGATCGCGAGCAAGCGCTGGCACGTATGGCGCAGGCCTTGGCACAATATCAAATCGTCGGCTTATCATCGAACCTCGCATTTTTATCACGCCTGATCGGCAGCACGGCGTTTGCCACGGCTGATCTTGATACGGGCCTCATTGAGCGGAATCAGGAACAATTGTTTCCGACGCCGCCGGCCCCGGCTTGCGCTTCTCTGGCCTTGGCCAGCGCCGCCTTGTTGAACAGCGAACGCAGCGGCGGCAGCGATCCTTGGCAGAGTAGCCAAGGCTGGCGCATGAACAGTCAACTGCAAAGGCGTTTACAATTCAGCCAAGAGCAGGATAGCCATGCAGTACAGCTCAGCTATCTGGCTGATGGCTGGGAATTCACCTGTGATGGCGCAAAGCACCGCTTGAGCTTGGTGTCACAGCAGGGCCCGGAACTGGTACTGCGGCTCGGTGCGAGTACGGTCAGTGGCACGGTGGTACGGGATGGTGAGTATTTCCATGTTTTCAGTCAAGCTGTGCACAGCGTGTTTCATTATCTTGATGCGTTGGCCCATGCCGGTGAAGCCGAAGCCGAAGGCGGTCGTCTGACTGCTCCGATGCCAGGTAAGATCGTCGCCGTATTGGTGGCGGCCGGGCAGAGCGTGACGAAAGGTAGCGCCTTACTGATCATGGAAGCGATGAAAATGGAACACACCATTTCGGCACCGCATGACGGCATCATTGCAGAAGTCTTGTATGCGGTCGGCGACCAGGTCGGCGAGGGCGCACAATTACTGGCCTTTGCGCAGCCAGTGTAA
- a CDS encoding pyridoxine 5'-phosphate synthase encodes MTALSININKIALLRNSRGRNYPDVLAFSARCLDLGVGGITLHPRQDQRHARYSDVAELAQLCRARGAELNVEGYPSAEFIEVVKQYRPAQCTLVPDAPDQLTSDHGWDLRRDAAQLAPVLAELDALGIRTSLFVDVDNRDLPLARELGAARIELYTEPYAETYGQVDAASVFAAFQAAALCAQQAGLGVNAGHDLNLDNLGKFLQIPGILEVSIGHAVIVESLELGMNTVIGRYLDIIRQAGSRT; translated from the coding sequence ATGACCGCACTTTCCATTAATATTAATAAGATCGCTTTGCTGCGCAATTCGCGCGGCCGTAATTATCCCGACGTGCTGGCCTTTTCGGCGCGCTGTCTCGATCTCGGTGTTGGCGGTATCACCCTGCATCCGCGCCAAGATCAACGCCATGCGCGTTACAGCGATGTCGCTGAGCTGGCGCAATTGTGCCGCGCGCGCGGTGCTGAGCTCAATGTCGAGGGCTATCCGTCGGCCGAATTCATCGAGGTCGTCAAACAGTACCGACCGGCGCAATGCACCTTGGTACCGGATGCGCCCGACCAACTGACTTCCGATCACGGTTGGGATTTGCGTCGCGATGCGGCACAGTTGGCACCGGTGCTTGCCGAACTCGATGCACTCGGGATACGGACCAGTTTGTTTGTCGACGTCGATAACCGCGATTTGCCGCTGGCGCGCGAACTCGGTGCCGCGCGTATTGAACTGTACACCGAGCCGTATGCCGAAACCTACGGCCAGGTCGATGCGGCGTCAGTGTTCGCGGCCTTTCAGGCGGCTGCCTTGTGTGCGCAACAGGCCGGTTTGGGCGTCAATGCCGGACACGATCTCAACCTCGATAATCTGGGGAAATTCTTGCAGATACCCGGTATTTTAGAAGTCTCGATCGGTCATGCGGTCATCGTTGAGAGTCTGGAATTGGGGATGAACACAGTGATAGGGCGTTACCTCGACATCATTCGTCAAGCCGGGAGTCGCACATGA
- a CDS encoding hydroxymethylglutaryl-CoA lyase has protein sequence MSACLPAHVKIVEVGPRDGLQNEKESIPAEIKIALIDRLSAAGFRNIEAASFVSPKWVPQMATSAQVMAGITRRPGVVYSALTPNLQGFEAALAAGVDEVVIFSSASEAFSQKNINCSMTESIERFRVVAAAAKRHKLRLRGSISCAFGCPYQGTVEVAAVSDVVRRLGELGCDEIDIADTIGVGTARQVQQVMLAAAEVFPLAALSGHFHDTYGQALANIYASLEVGVSIFHSSVAGLGGCPYAKGATGNVATEDVLFLMQGLGIATGIDLAAVVDAGQFIAAHLGRKAVSRAGNALAARRLSAAIAQ, from the coding sequence ATGAGCGCCTGCTTGCCTGCTCACGTCAAGATCGTCGAAGTCGGCCCGCGCGATGGCTTGCAAAATGAAAAAGAAAGTATTCCGGCCGAGATTAAAATCGCCCTGATCGACCGACTCAGCGCGGCCGGCTTTCGCAATATCGAAGCGGCTTCGTTTGTCTCGCCTAAGTGGGTGCCGCAAATGGCAACGTCGGCGCAAGTCATGGCCGGCATCACGCGTCGGCCTGGTGTGGTGTATTCGGCCTTGACGCCGAACTTGCAAGGTTTTGAAGCGGCGCTGGCAGCCGGGGTCGATGAAGTAGTGATTTTCAGTTCGGCATCGGAAGCCTTTTCACAAAAAAATATCAATTGCTCGATGACCGAATCGATAGAACGCTTTCGCGTCGTCGCCGCGGCCGCCAAGCGCCACAAACTACGTCTGCGCGGCAGTATCAGCTGTGCCTTCGGCTGTCCCTATCAGGGCACGGTCGAGGTGGCGGCGGTAAGCGATGTCGTGCGCCGCTTGGGTGAACTCGGTTGCGATGAAATCGACATTGCCGATACCATCGGCGTCGGTACCGCGCGCCAGGTGCAGCAGGTCATGCTGGCTGCGGCCGAGGTGTTCCCGCTGGCCGCCTTGTCGGGGCATTTTCACGATACCTATGGCCAAGCGCTGGCGAATATCTATGCCAGTCTTGAAGTTGGCGTCAGTATTTTCCATTCCTCGGTGGCTGGGCTGGGCGGCTGTCCGTATGCCAAAGGGGCGACCGGGAATGTGGCCACCGAAGATGTACTGTTTCTCATGCAGGGCTTAGGCATTGCTACCGGTATCGATCTGGCCGCCGTGGTCGACGCCGGTCAATTCATCGCCGCTCATCTCGGCCGTAAGGCGGTCAGTCGGGCCGGTAATGCCTTGGCAGCGCGACGCCTCAGTGCTGCAATTGCTCAATGA